The following are encoded together in the Macrobrachium rosenbergii isolate ZJJX-2024 chromosome 21, ASM4041242v1, whole genome shotgun sequence genome:
- the LOC136849441 gene encoding proline-rich protein HaeIII subfamily 1-like: protein MGRQPPGGPQPSPRGLQLPRGGSNKPPWGNDKPPEGPSANLRGRQPPLEVPLLTPRGRQHPWGPLYQSPKGPKPPGHDNPPGIPLPTHSGRQPPKGPSTNPPGNDKPPGVPISTPGEDNPPGVPLPTHPNPS, encoded by the coding sequence ATGGGACGACAACCCCCAGGGGGCCCTCAACCAAGCCCCAGGGGACTACAACTCCCCAGGGGGGGCTCTAATAAACCCCCATGGGGGAACGACAAACCCCCAGAGGGTCCCTCTGCAAACCTCAGGGGAAGACAACCCCCCCTGGAGGTCCCTCTGCTAACCCCCAGGGGAAGACAACACCCCTGGGGACCCCTCTACCAATCCCCCAAGGGCCCCAAACCCCCAGGGCACGACAACCCCCCTGGGATCCCTCTACCAACCCACAGTGGACGACAACCCCCCAAGGGTCCCTCTACTAACCCCCCAGGGAATGACAAGCCCCCAGGGGTTCCTATATCAACCCCAGGGGAAGACAACCCCCCAGGGGTCCCTCTACCAACCCACCCCAACCCCTCATAA